The following coding sequences lie in one Nakaseomyces glabratus chromosome I, complete sequence genomic window:
- the TSC11 gene encoding TORC2 complex subunit TSC11 (CAGL0I04950g~Ortholog(s) have role in TORC2 signaling, cellular response to biotic stimulus, cellular response to starvation and establishment or maintenance of actin cytoskeleton polarity, more), translating into MDHISKSEVSDLGFPFASAYNRSSTEDETNTKGIHRSKSTSTASNLQNKNRNKQNLVLSTSFVSTRRLDNTPISPITVSQNKRHRNSITKTILGLKNEVSNLQHELTELKKKKEDTERLRSSTASDIYAGGYSTDHLQKHSIRIKANAQIRELDKHILKLEKQMKASKDQMEHLRRPDSDLETLKTNSENLSREDLHTAEEDLGTGIFRIGTQKSQLSEEQSKKKNDTNEDEMIAHESIDPDHLDSSFDDTVSMSEQTVNLESATWLVSNYLESFQESNVSTDFVLEKANGLVDLLKQNPDIRSNLVLDSFMPSIQRLLLRDDNLITSAAYRVCRHLIDGKNFIDLLFKLHIDTFIIISLSYDNSHQLEREQAFKLIRAFVEYNHGISKGILQAVISCIEKSDDPLKNMALETLLELCYISPEMVKECHGTRILEGILQEYYSFSLANIVLDTILNLMSNHNTRKYFIKDFDISVLATIFADVNPKSSINIEKIQNSTILMAKALKSFNGCMLFSMNNFQPLRELLAFFQVPNCAPYLIDLFLDILRIKSLPYRPRNKGVQQFRMQPSEYYRECVSLNQKIALKIMILEQGGFQENINNLISVLTNNDTNSTLATKARYLLSEYLNLKLNLVDKKFPINKNPQIIEDNAKTYEETFEFAKMATKMSRHRNTVGMNFIQYVEKNKAFVQNYKENTLVREVDDLRFRRMVYDSKVLQTKDFVNWNWNIIQELFEGPLMNSTHLDELAKSTKFIRRLLVFYRPLRLRFSNVNKTAKLAQKYIHVGCLFFKMLTSTNEGLKLLMDDTKIIPQLASLLFRALEGNTSGNIFNENTLKNKIVSGYFKFIGVLTETKGGIKVLARWNFFTVIYKMFQFQSKFASKCLFLVLADLHLQHSAHCRTVMGKALVVEDEEVRISATKRLGELLIELNGSKVASEIDLENKLNVQHYKMELLTRQLYDLSPKVVAVADRALYEYILTGNESEESSGSTFKLFLNQMVFIRSPILFEILGRPYGFQLFNEIDFVKDERDSWLEKKNIEYVDIVEEFMEQSPRNKRNNHYEQRDRLPLHFYESLAKTEDGILFLSQTGDFLTFMNIIKDYVRTEMDDEGIDIIKNLKACLWCCGFIGSTELGIGLLDNYSLVDDIVNVAYKASVTSVRYTAFYTLGLISKTLEGCEILDQLGWNCCISVIGKPIGIALPNRLDRFLSFNEEPWNILETYEEHLIDMNIQTGELITTGSAIKFDLFKLLAEKNALENPFHKDDNDMDLSNDSSTDNVLANSRPSDAISYLDSASSSITRSVSNERANTTFSAAVFRDEESQGSPKQHSNQIAINNTPHSVSQILDMENSDDERITNVLNVVSQLGNHIMSNKAMKVITDMNAKYGSDVFGHSLLFMKVLQMMSTFRFKPPVRKFLCGLIINKRNLGILIDRESKNQKLSKLQNN; encoded by the coding sequence ATGGATCATATTTCTAAGTCTGAAGTTTCTGATCTAGGCTTTCCTTTTGCATCTGCATATAACCGATCTTCTACTGAAGATGAAACTAATACGAAGGGAATTCATAGAAGCAAAAGTACTTCTACAGCAAGTAACctacaaaacaaaaacagGAATAAACAAAACCTCGTGCTTTCGACTTCATTTGTATCAACCCGGAGGCTTGATAATACACCCATATCGCCAATTACTGTTtctcaaaataaaagacaCAGAAATAGCATCACTAAAACTATTTTAGGACTTAAAAATGAGGTCAGTAACTTACAACATGAATTGACAgaacttaaaaaaaagaaagaggacACTGAACGACTTAGAAGTTCAACAGCATCTGATATTTACGCAGGCGGTTACTCCACAGATCATTTACAAAAACACTCAATAAGAATCAAAGCTAATGCACAAATCAGAGAACTTGATAAACATATTCTTAAGCTGGAGAAGCAAATGAAAGCTTCCAAAGATCAAATGGAGCACTTGAGAAGACCTGACTCTGATCTTGAAACTTTAAAAACGAACTCAGAAAATCTATCAAGAGAAGATCTACACACtgcagaagaagatctAGGAACTGGCATATTTAGAATTGGTACTCAAAAGTCTCAATTATCAGAAGAGCAATCCAAAAAGAAGAACGAtacaaatgaagatgaaatgaTTGCACATGAATCAATTGACCCTGACCATCTCGACAGTTCTTTTGATGATACCGTTAGCATGTCCGAACAGACAGTAAATCTAGAAAGTGCAACTTGGCTTGTTAGTAATTATTTAGAAAGTTTTCAGGAATCTAATGTTTCAActgattttgttttggaGAAAGCTAATGGCTTGGTTGACCTTCTGAAACAAAATCCGGATATACGCAGTAATTTGGTGTTAGATTCATTTATGCCATCAATTCAGAGGCTTTTGTTAAGAGATGATAACCTAATCACATCAGCGGCATATCGGGTATGCAGACATCTGATAGATGGAAAAAACTTCATTGATTTACTTTTCAAGCTTCATATCGATACTTTTATCATAATCTCACTTTCATATGACAATTCTCATCAATTAGAAAGAGAGCAGGCTTTTAAGTTAATAAGAGCATTTGTTGAGTATAATCATGGAATAAGCAAGGGTATACTACAAGCTGTAATTAGCTGTATAGAGAAGTCTGATGATCCGCTAAAGAACATGGCACTAGAGACTCTTTTAGAATTATGCTATATCTCACCAGAAATGGTAAAAGAGTGTCACGGAACTAGAATACTCGAGGGAATATTACAAGAGTATTATTCCTTTTCCTTAGCGAACATTGTCTTAGACACGATCCTAAACTTAATGTCCAATCATAATACAAGAAAGTATTTCATAAAAGACTTCGACATCTCAGTGCTGGCCACTATTTTTGCAGATGTGAACCCTAAGTCCTCTATAAATATCGAGAAAATTCAAAACTCCACCATCCTTATGGCAAAGGCCCTCAAAAGTTTTAACGGTTGTATGttattttcaatgaatAATTTCCAACCGCTTCGAGAACTACTAGCTTTCTTTCAAGTTCCAAACTGTGCACCATACCTAATTGATCTatttttggatattttaAGGATTAAGTCGCTGCCATATAGACCAAGAAATAAAGGTGTTCAACAATTTCGTATGCAACCGTCTGAGTACTATAGAGAGTGTGTGTCCCTGAACCAAAAAATTGCGTTAAAGATAATGATTCTAGAACAAGGAGGCTTTCAGGAAAACATAAACAACTTAATTAGTGTGCTTACGAATAACGATACCAACTCAACTTTAGCTACCAAGGCTCGTTATTTACTATCTGAGTACCTAAACCTAAAACTTAATCTTGTTGATAAGAAATTTCCCATTAACAAGAATCCGCAGATCATTGAAGATAACGCAAAAACATACGAAGAGACATTCGAATTTGCTAAAATGGCTACTAAGATGAGTAGGCATCGCAATACTGTGGGTATGAATTTTATCCAATATGTGGAGAAGAATAAAGCGTTTGTGCAAAACTACAAGGAGAATACCTTGGTAAGAGAAGTCGATGACTTAAGATTTAGGAGAATGGTTTATGATTCTAAAGTCTTACAAACCAAAGACTTTGTCAATTGGAACTGGAATATTATTCAAGAACTGTTTGAAGGCCCTTTAATGAACAGCACACATCTAGATGAGCTAGCTAAATCAACCAAATTTATACGGAGACTGCTAGTGTTTTACCGGCCTTTACGTCTTCGTTTTTCAAATGTTAATAAAACTGCTAAACTTGCTCAAAAGTATATTCATGTAGGGtgtcttttcttcaaaatgttAACATCCACCAATGAAGGACTGAAATTATTAATGGACGATACTAAAATCATTCCACAATTAGCGTCCTTGTTATTTAGAGCTCTCGAAGGAAATACTAGTGGTAATATCTTTAATGAAAACAccttgaaaaataaaattgtttcaGGTTATTTTAAATTCATTGGTGTATTAACGGAAACCAAAGGGGGAATAAAAGTTCTTGCAAGATGGAACTTCTTCACAGTGATATACAAAATGTTTCAGTTTCAATCTAAATTTGCATCAAAAtgtctttttcttgttctggCAGATTTACATCTTCAGCATTCAGCACACTGCCGGACAGTTATGGGTAAAGCATTAGTGgtagaagatgaagaggTGAGAATAAGTGCAACTAAACGCTTGGGTGAGTTACTGATTGAGCTCAATGGTTCAAAAGTTGCGAGCGAAATCGATCTTGAGAATAAATTAAACGTTCAACACTATAAAATGGAGTTACTGACAAGACAACTTTATGATTTAAGTCCTAAggttgttgctgttgctgatAGAGCACTTTATGAGTATATTTTAACTGGGAATGAGTCAGAGGAGAGCAGTGGCAGTACCTTCAAACTATTTTTGAATCAAATGGTGTTTATCAGATCACctattctttttgaaattctaGGAAGGCCATATGGATTTCAACTgtttaatgaaattgattttgtCAAAGATGAAAGAGATTCATGgttagagaagaaaaatatcgAATATGTTGATATAGTAGAAGAGTTTATGGAACAATCACCGAggaacaaaagaaataacCACTACGAGCAAAGGGATAGATTGCCGCTCCATTTTTATGAAAGTTTAGCCAAAACAGAGGACGGAATACTGTTTTTGAGTCAGACAGGGGATTTCTTAACGTTTATGAACATTATCAAAGACTATGTAAGAACAGAAATGGACGATGAAGGCATTGATATTATCAAGAACTTGAAGGCATGTCTCTGGTGCTGTGGGTTTATAGGATCTACTGAATTGGGAATAGGATTACTTGATAACTATTCACTGGTTGATGATATCGTGAATGTTGCTTACAAGGCTAGTGTTACCTCCGTTCGTTATACTGCATTTTATACTTTGGGTTTAATCAGCAAAACGCTAGAAGGTTGTGAAATATTGGATCAACTAGGCTGGAATTGTTGCATTTCTGTAATCGGGAAACCTATTGGCATAGCTCTTCCAAATAGACTTGATAGATTTTTGTCTTTCAACGAGGAACCTTGGAATATCCTAGAGACTTATGAAGAACATTTAATTGATATGAATATACAAACAGGAGAATTGATCACAACAGGTAGTGCCATCaaatttgatcttttcaAACTATTGGCTGAGAAGAATGCTTTAGAGAATCCATTCCATAAAGATGATAACGACATGGACCTTTCGAATGATTCAAGTACAGATAATGTATTAGCAAATTCGAGACCGAGTGATGCAATTAGCTACCTTGATAGTGCTTCGTCTTCTATAACGAGATCTGTGAGTAATGAGAGGGCCAATACTACCTTCTCAGCGGCAGTATTTAGAGATGAAGAATCACAGGGATCTCCAAAACAACATTCGAACCAAATTGCTATTAACAACACGCCACATTCTGTTAGCCAAATTCTTGACATGGAAAactctgatgatgaaagaATTACAAACGTATTAAATGTTGTTAGTCAGCTAGGTAATCACATAATGTCCAACAAAGCCATGAAGGTTATCACTGATATGAATGCCAAGTATGGATCAGATGTATTTGGACACAGTCTATTATTTATGAAAGTCCTTCAAATGATGTCCACATTCAGATTCAAGCCTCCTGTTAGGAAATTTTTGTGTGGCCTAATTATTAACAAAAGAAACCTAGGTATACTGATTGATCGCGAAAGTAAGAATCAGAAACTGTCCAAACTGCAGAACAATTGA
- the IES5 gene encoding Ies5p (CAGL0I04972g~Ortholog(s) have role in telomere maintenance via recombination and Ino80 complex localization): MPAIDREALEKEYRKLTARNDDIIRQEATSKKEYATFSRKETSIITLLQSLEPTLQDMHELKNNEPRLISEETIAKVPGLSWYNEQIKLVQESGDKDDFDVPPELRESYELFKGLALLPKDGKSLSE, encoded by the coding sequence ATGCCTGCCATTGATAGAGAAGCTCTAGAGAAAGAATATAGAAAGCTAACTGCTAGAAACGACGATATTATAAGACAGGAAGCAACTAGTAAGAAAGAATATGCCACGTTCTCAAGGAAAGAAACGAGTATAATCACCCTGTTACAAAGTTTAGAACCCACTTTGCAGGATATGcatgaattgaaaaataacGAACCGAGATTGATCTCAGAGGAAACTATAGCAAAAGTGCCAGGATTGAGTTGGTATAATGAGCAAATTAAGTTAGTGCAAGAATCTGGGGACAAGGATGATTTCGATGTACCGCCCGAATTGAGAGAATCATACGAGCTGTTTAAAGGATTGGCTTTGTTACCTAAAGATGGTAAATCACTCTCCGAGTAG
- the MET6 gene encoding 5-methyltetrahydropteroyltriglutamate-homocysteine S-methyltransferase (CAGL0I04994g~5-methyltetrahydropteroyltriglutamate homocysteine methyltransferase; protein abundance increased in ace2 mutant cells) → MVKSAVLGFPRIGPNRELKKITEAYWAGKVSVDELFKVGKEIRESNWKLQQAAGVDIIPSNDFSFYDQVLDLSLLFNAIPERYTKYGLAPIDTLFAMGRGLQRKATETEKAVDVTALEMVKWFDSNYHYVRPTFSHSTQFKLNGQKPVDEFLEAKALGIQTRPVLLGPVSYLFLGKADKDSLDLQPLSLLEKLLPVYIEILSKLKEAGATEVQLDEPILVLDLPQEAQDAIKTAYTKLGAAANIPKITLATYFGTVVPNLKAIQGLPVDAFHFDFVRAPQQFDEVIAAIGQNQKLSVGIVDGRNIWKNNFAKSSDFVKAAINKLGEDRVIVATSSSLLHTPVDLENESKLNPEIKSWFSFATQKLDEVVVIAKNVSGQDVSAALDANAKLIASRAASNITNDPAVQKRVASIDSKMSTRLAPFAERLAEQKEIFKLPLFPTTTIGSFPQTKDIRINRNKFTKGTITAEEYEKFINSEIEKVIRFQEEVGLDVLVHGEPERNDMVQYFGEQINGYAFTTNGWVQSYGSRYVRPPIIVGDLSRPKAMTVKESVYAQSITDKPVKGMLTGPVTCLRWSFPRDDIDQKTQAMQLALALRDEVKDLESAGIKVIQVDEPAIREGLPLREGAERSAYYVWAAEAFRVATSDVSNKTQIHSHFCYSDLDPNHIKALDADVVSIEFSKKDDANYIAEFKNYPNHIGLGLFDIHSPRVPSKEEFISKIETILKTYPAEKFWVNPDCGLKTRGWDETRQSLTNMVEAAKYYRAKYSN, encoded by the coding sequence ATGGTTAAATCTGCTGTCTTGGGTTTCCCAAGAATTGGTCCAAACAgagaattgaagaagatcacTGAAGCTTACTGGGCTGGTAAGGTTTCCGTTGATGAACTTTTCAAGGTCGGCAAGGAAATTAGAGAATCTAACTGGAAGCTACAACAAGCTGCCGGTGTTGACATCATCCCATCCAATGACTTCTCTTTCTACGACCAAGTCCTAGACTTGTCTCTATTGTTCAATGCCATCCCAGAACGTTACACAAAGTATGGTTTGGCTCCAATTGATACTCTATTCGCTATGGGTAGAGGTCTACAAAGAAAAGCTACCGAAACTGAAAAGGCTGTTGATGTCACCGCCTTGGAAATGGTTAAATGGTTCGACTCTAACTACCACTACGTTAGACCAACTTTCTCCCACTCTACCCAATTCAAATTGAATGGTCAAAAGCCAGTCGATGAATTCTTGGAAGCCAAGGCTTTGGGTATCCAAACTAGACCTGTATTGCTAGGTCCAGTCTCATACTTGTTTTTGGGTAAGGCTGACAAGGACTCTCTAGATCTACAACCATTGTCTTTGCTAGAAAAGTTGTTGCCAGTTTACATCGAAATCTTATCCAAGTTGAAGGAAGCTGGTGCTACTGAAGTCCAATTGGACGAACCTATCTTGGTTCTTGACTTGCCACAAGAAGCTCAAGACGCTATCAAGACCGCTTACACCAAGTTGGGTGCTGCCGCTAACATTCCAAAGATCACATTGGCCACTTACTTCGGTACCGTTGTTCCAAACTTGAAGGCCATCCAAGGTCTACCAGTCGACGCTTTCCACTTCGATTTCGTCAGAGCTCCACAACAATTCGATGAAGTTATTGCTGCCATTGGCCAAAACCAAAAGCTTTCTGTCGGTATCGTTGACGGTAGAAACATCTGGAAGAACAACTTCGCCAAGTCCTCTGATTTCGTCAAGGCCGCTATCAACAAGTTGGGTGAAGACAGGGTTATTGTTGccacttcttcttctctatTGCACACTCCTGTCGACTTGGAAAACGAATCCAAGTTGAACCCAGAAATCAAGAGTTGGTTCTCTTTTGCTACTCAAAAGTTGGACGAAGTCGTCGTTATTGCTAAGAACGTTTCTGGTCAAGATGTCTCCGCTGCTCTAGATGCCAACGCTAAGCTAATTGCCTCCAGAGCTGCTTCTAACATCACTAACGACCCTGCTGTTCAAAAGAGAGTCGCTTCCATTGACTCTAAGATGTCTACCAGACTTGCTCCATTTGCTGAAAGATTGGCTGAACAAAAGGAAATTTTCAAGTTGCCATTGTTCCCAACCACCACCATTGGTTCTTTCCCACAAACAAAGGACATTAGAATCAACAGAAACAAGTTCACCAAGGGTACCATTACTGCTGAAGAATACGAAAAGTTCATCAACTCTGAAATCGAAAAGGTCATCAGAttccaagaagaagttggCCTAGATGTTCTTGTCCATGGTGAACCAGAGAGAAACGATATGGTTCAATACTTCGGTGAACAAATTAACGGTTACGCCTTCACCACTAACGGTTGGGTCCAATCTTACGGTTCCAGATACGTTAGACCACCTATTATCGTTGGTGACTTGTCCAGACCAAAGGCTATGACTGTCAAGGAATCTGTCTACGCTCAATCCATTACAGACAAGCCAGTTAAGGGTATGTTGACTGGTCCAGTTACCTGTCTAAGATGGTCTTTCCCAAGAGACGACATCGACCAAAAGACCCAAGCTATGCAATTGGCTTTGGCTTTGAGAGATGAAGTCAAGGACTTGGAATCTGCCGGTATCAAGGTCATCCAAGTCGATGAACCAGCTATCAGAGAAGGTCTTCCATTGAGAGAAGGTGCTGAAAGATCCGCTTACTACGTCTGGGCTGCTGAAGCTTTCAGAGTTGCCACTTCTGATGTCTCTAACAAGACTCAAATCCACTCTCATTTCTGTTACTCTGACTTGGATCCAAACCATATTAAGGCTTTGGATGCTGATGTTGTCTCTATCGAATTCTCCAAGAAGGACGATGCTAACTACATTGCTGAATTCAAGAACTATCCAAACCACATTGGTCTAGGTCTATTCGACATTCACTCTCCAAGAGTTCCATCTAAGGAAGAATTCATCTCCAAGATTGAAACTATCTTGAAGACCTACCcagctgaaaaattctgGGTCAACCCTGACTGTGGTCTAAAGACTAGAGGCTGGGACGAAACTAGACAATCTTTGACTAACATGGTTGAAGCTGCTAAGTACTACCGTGCTAAGTACTCCAACTAA
- the TRP2 gene encoding anthranilate synthase TRP2 (CAGL0I05016g~Putative anthranilate synthase component I; protein abundance increased in ace2 mutant cells), translating into MQIQPDLPTLKGLYEQNNALDEGINMYPVYAFLPALDLTPHVAYLKLAQLNNKDRTESFLLESAKTTDELDRYSFIGVSPRKIIKTGPTEGIETDPLDVLEEEMSQFKLATNVPGLPKLSGGAIGYISYDCIRYFEPKTKRDLKDVLQLPEAYLMMCDTIIAFDHVFQRFQIMHNINTKKQSLEEGYSHAVEIINDIIKRMTDDSKPIPYPEQPPIKMDRSFQSNIGQEGYENHVGNLIEHIKKGDIIQAVPSQRVARPTDLHPFNIYRHLRTVNPSPYLFYIDCLDFQIIGASPELLCKSDSKNKVITHPIAGTIKRGATTEEDDELGNQLRNSLKDRAEHVMLVDLARNDINRVCDPKTTNVDKLLTIQKFSHVQHLVSQVSGTLRPDKTRFDAFRSIFPAGTVSGAPKVKAMELISELEGERRGVYAGAVGNWSYDGKTMDTCIALRTMVYKNGTAYLQAGGGIVFDSDKYDEYIETMNKMMANHNTIVQAEKIWAEKVGTTN; encoded by the coding sequence ATGCAGATTCAACCAGACTTACCTACTCTTAAGGGTCTCTATGAGCAGAACAATGCCCTGGATGAAGGGATTAACATGTATCCGGTGTATGCGTTTCTGCCTGCACTTGATCTTACTCCACACGTCGCTTATTTGAAGCTGGCACAATTGAACAACAAGGATAGAACTGAGTCGTTCTTGCTGGAAAGTGCCAAAACCACTGATGAATTGGACCGTTACTCTTTCATTGGTGTGTCACCAAGAAAGATTATAAAGACTGGACCTACGGAAGGCATTGAGACTGATCCTCTAGATGtattggaagaagagatGTCCCAGTTCAAGCTGGCCACAAACGTGCCAGGTTTACCGAAACTAAGTGGTGGTGCCATCGGTTACATATCCTACGACTGTATAAGGTATTTTGAGCCAAAAACGAAAAGAGACTTGAAGGATGTGCTACAATTGCCAGAGGCCTATTTGATGATGTGTGACACTATTATAGCCTTTGATCACGTATTCCAAAGATTCCAAATCATGCATAACATCAACACTAAAAAGCAATCTCTAGAGGAAGGTTACAGTCACGCAGTAGAAATCATCAATGACATTATAAAGAGAATGACTGATGATTCAAAGCCAATACCTTACCCTGAACAACCACCAATCAAAATGGACAGGTCCTTCCAGTCTAATATCGGTCAAGAAGGTTACGAAAACCACGTCGGCAACTTGATAGAACACATAAAAAAGGGTGACATCATTCAAGCGGTTCCTTCTCAGCGAGTTGCAAGGCCAACAGACCTACATCCATTCAACATTTACAGGCATCTACGTACAGTTAACCCATCGCCATATCTCTTTTACATCGACTGTCTGGATTTCCAAATTATCGGTGCTTCCCCAGAACTTCTATGTAAATCCGATAGCAAGAATAAAGTAATCACACATCCAATTGCTGGTACTATCAAGAGAGGTGCTACAACTgaggaagatgatgaattaGGTAACCAACTGCGTAACTCTTTGAAAGATAGAGCCGAACATGTTATGCTGGTGGATCTTGCTCGTAATGACATCAACCGTGTTTGTGATCCAAAGACAACGAACGTCGACAAGTTACTGacaattcaaaaattttcacaTGTGCAACATTTGGTATCTCAAGTCAGTGGTACTTTAAGACCGGACAAGACTAGATTCGATGCTTTCAGATCTATTTTCCCAGCCGGTACTGTTAGTGGTGCACCTAAAGTTAAAGCCATGGAATTAATCTCAGAACTAGAAGGTGAAAGACGTGGTGTTTACGCTGGTGCCGTTGGTAACTGGTCTTATGATGGTAAAACTATGGATACCTGTATTGCTCTTAGAACAATGGTTTACAAAAATGGAACGGCTTACCTGCAAGCAGGTGGTGGTATTGTGTTTGATTCCGACAAGTACGATGAATATATAGAAACCATGAACAAAATGATGGCTAATCACAATACCATTGTTCAAGCTGAGAAGATTTGGGCTGAAAAGGTTGGAACGACTAACTAA